The following proteins are encoded in a genomic region of Montipora foliosa isolate CH-2021 chromosome 10, ASM3666993v2, whole genome shotgun sequence:
- the LOC137973070 gene encoding extracellular calcium-sensing receptor-like, giving the protein MKRQMSLCVFFFSVVTIVRISAVSLNAIERVYKHGDIILGGLFPLHLANENGSCTSLRPNVLMYSEAMVFTVEEINKKDPILRNITLGYDIRDTCGTDQLGVEVASDFVFRNTLHFDSRFQATNSCIARITSQKQGPILAVIGGLDSRVSVNVANVLQVVDVPQVSYGASSADLANSAFTSFFRTVPVDKFQSRAMAELVTHYKWSCVAVIGVDDWYGRSGVDTFVTAANESSICIAMRQQFPVVDSDVFIEEMVTRLKSMEHVQIIVLYCLVPQATKVFEEALRQGLTGKTWIASDGWAESSLIHEMRFKPIIHGAIGFGFHAFEFDSFKKHIENVNPHMNKGSWWNELWESDFNCSAANYSSPLLTPCSGSERISPERYDRDFSQGASPYVRDAVYSVANGLKALLKNCTNEQGKLCSERLRPEDVLSSLKKLSFEGLTGHINLEKGEVQAMYDIYNYQQASDGGLNLVKIGVWNAGEKPKLKVQDDLVEWHNNVKPHSRCGETCRAGTYKSALNLCSWECVPCDLDTVSEKPDSFECTRCIAGYISNHDNSKCEEVPLKFIQWSDSWGSALGALTISCILCVLVVMVITMRHFKTPIIQDTGGILNLILLVLVALGYGFNFMHLIKLSDAVCRTLPPVFYFVYTGGAFVQFVKVCRIRYLVQPLTPPSSKSRCKQVLFSSFALCLAPVFISLIWVLTDPPEFRRHVVSRLEVEAICLAYRTTTGHVLRYFCAALFSFILIAVVVVAYSTKNLPHGHRFDEAKHLAFSLTVFLVSFATFYPGWAVLKGPSLSIFAVLTNTVAATGTLGCNFAPKLWLIYRFSRHNTENYVRPAPLEVRNERSSTLLSIGGVAIALGTGGYHSFQRGSPGASPASSRRGTPGVSPAATPKRGSPRATLVVPHRKSQGVFY; this is encoded by the coding sequence ATGAAACGCCAGATGTCTCTCTGCGTTTTCTTCTTTAGCGTCGTAACGATTGTAAGGATTTCAGCAGTCTCCTTAAATGCGATAGAACGGGTTTACAAACATGGTGATATCATTCTTGGAGGTTTATTTCCACTTCATCTTGCTAACGAGAATGGATCGTGCACCAGTCTTCGTCCGAACGTTCTAATGTACTCCGAAGCGATGGTTTTCACGGTCGAAGAGATAAACAAAAAAGATCCCATTTTACGTAATATTACTCTTGGGTATGATATCCGCGATACGTGCGGAACCGATCAACTCGGGGTTGAAGTCGCTTCCGATTTTGTCTTCAGAAACACACTGCACTTTGACTCACGATTTCAAGCCACAAATTCATGTATTGCACGGATCACGTCACAGAAACAAGGTCCTATCTTAGCAGTCATCGGTGGACTTGACTCTCGAGTGTCGGTTAACGTAGCAAACGTGCTCCAAGTGGTGGATGTTCCGCAAGTTAGTTATGGCGCATCGAGTGCCGACCTTGCAAATTCAGCGTTTACGTCATTTTTTCGAACGGTTCCAGTGGATAAATTTCAGTCGCGTGCGATGGCAGAGCTAGTGACCCATTATAAGTGGAGTTGTGTTGCCGTAATTGGCGTCGATGATTGGTATGGCCGCAGTGGAGTGGATACATTCGTAACTGCGGCGAACGAAAGTTCAATTTGTATTGCAATGAGACAACAATTCCCAGTGGTAGATTCGGATGTTTTCATCGAGGAAATGGTTACCAGACTAAAAAGCATGGAGCATGTCCAAATAATTGTCTTGTACTGCCTCGTGCCACAGGCGACTAAGGTATTCGAGGAAGCTTTGCGTCAAGGGTTGACAGGTAAAACATGGATTGCAAGCGATGGTTGGGCAGAGTCTTCGTTGATTCACGAAATGCGATTCAAACCCATCATTCATGGCGCCATCGGGTTTGGCTTCCACGCATTTGAATTCGATAGTTTTAAAAAGCACATAGAAAATGTGAATCCTCACATGAACAAAGGTTCATGGTGGAATGAACTGTGGGAGAGCGATTTCAATTGCTCTGCGGCAAATTACTCAAGTCCACTGCTGACACCTTGTTCTGGTTCTGAAAGAATTTCACCAGAGAGATATGACAGGGATTTTAGTCAAGGTGCTTCGCCATATGTGAGGGACGCAGTGTATTCTGTGGCGAATGGATTGAAAGCGTTACTCAAGAATTGCACTAATGAACAAGGAAAGTTGTGTTCTGAGCGACTTCGACCTGAGGATGTGTTGTCAAGTCTGAAGAAACTTTCATTTGAGGGACTGACTGGTCACATCAACTTGGAGAAAGGCGAAGTCCAGGCGATGTATGACATTTACAACTATCAACAGGCATCTGACGGTGGATTAAATCTTGTTAAGATAGGAGTTTGGAACGCCGGCGAAAAACCCAAATTGAAGGTCCAGGATGACCTTGTGGAATGGCATAACAATGTTAAGCCTCATTCCAGATGTGGAGAAACTTGCAGAGCTGGGACATATAAGAGCGCTCTAAACCTGTGTTCGTGGGAATGTGTTCCTTGCGACTTGGACACTGTCAGCGAAAAACCAGACAGCTTTGAATGTACTCGCTGTATTGCAGGGTATATATCCAACCATGACAACTCCAAATGCGAGGAAGTTCCCCTTAAATTTATTCAATGGAGTGATTCCTGGGGAAGTGCTCTAGGCGCACTTACAATCTCATGTATACTATGCGTATTAGTAGTTATGGTGATAACTATGCGACACTTTAAGACACCGATAATTCAAGACACCGGAGGCATTCTCAACCTCATATTATTGGTTCTGGTGGCTTTGGGCTACGGGTTTAATTTTATGCATCTCATCAAACTATCTGATGCAGTATGCCGTACATTGCCGCCTGTATTCTACTTTGTCTACACCGGTGGTGCATTTGTACAATTTGTCAAAGTTTGCCGAATCCGTTATTTAGTGCAACCACTTACTCCTCCTTCGTCCAAATCGAGGTGTAAGCAGGTGCTGTTTTCTTCATTCGCGCTGTGCCTCGCGCCAGTCTTCATCTCCCTTATCTGGGTGCTGACAGATCCCCCAGAGTTTCGAAGACATGTTGTATCGAGGCTGGAAGTCGAGGCTATTTGTTTAGCTTACAGAACGACGACTGGGCATGTTTTGCGGTATTTCTGTGCGGCtcttttcagttttattttaatcgccgtcgtcgttgttgCGTACAGCACTAAAAATCTTCCTCATGGCCATAGGTTCGATGAAGCCAAACATTTAGCTTTCTCACTAACAGTATTTTTAGTGTCTTTCgcaacattttatccaggatgGGCAGTTTTGAAAGGGCCAAGTTTATCAATATTTGCAGTTTTAACCAACACAGTTGCCGCTACAGGTACCTTGGGTTGCAATTTCGCTCCAAAACTATGGCTTATTTATCGCTTTTCGAGGCATAATACAGAAAATTACGTTCGACCAGCCCCACTGGAGGTTCGAAACGAAAGGTCATCAACTCTGCTGTCCATTGGAGGGGTTGCTATTGCATTGGGCACCGGTGGGTACCACTCATTCCAACGTGGGTCCCCTGGGGCTTCTCCGGCTTCTTCACGACGGGGTACTCCTGGAGTCTCTCCAGCTGCCACTCCTAAACGAGGTTCTCCTAGAGCCACCCTCGTTGTCCCTCATAGAAAATCCCAAGGAGTCTTTTATTGA
- the LOC137973085 gene encoding mediator of RNA polymerase II transcription subunit 8-like has translation MYSVYKTTFGDRGRKYGGCNKQSDSKENFLELKMQDETLLEVSLEAVSSRVQELKESIQAFLLKLEHEQMNWPSVLDNYALLSGQVNTLTKLLKNEKTPFFRNLVLLPLLVQQEADPDIQKASDGRIQAFNHEVVPDYLRTKFDPEIEESEQKLETIATNIPPEQAQKQIDTLNDLASTLDELIKNAREDWEGEQSAAGRSSSAVNPDLNTLVAAVTFGKGLKPAKVTKGRGSKSDKGPQSAWTNEKSTSKAPSSVKVDTKSAANVHPYAAVNRPNSRTGP, from the exons ATGTACAGTGTGTACAAGACGACGTTTGGAGATCGTGGGCGCAAATATGGCGGATGTAACAAACAAAGTGACAGCAAAGAAAACTTTTTGGAATTGAAAATGCAG GATGAGACGTTGTTAGAAGTTTCATTAGAGGCGGTATCCAGTAGAGTTCAAGAGCTAAAAGAATCAATACAGGCATTCCTACTTAAGCTGGAACATGAGCAGATGAACTG gCCTTCTGTCTTGGATAACTATGCTCTCCTTTCAG GCCAAGTCAACACATTGACTAAACttctgaaaaatgaaaaaacacctTTCTTTAGAAATTTGGTGCTTTTACCTCTACTTGTCCAACAAGAAGCAGACCCTGATATTCAG AAAGCAAGTGATGGCAGAATACAAGCCTTTAATCATGAAGTTG TCCCAGACTACCTGAGAACAAAATTTGACCCGGAGATAGAGGAGTCAGAGCAGAAACTGGAAACCATAGCAACAAATATTCCGCCAGAACAAGCTCAG AAGCAGATTGACACATTAAACGACCTGGCATCGACTCTCGATGAACTCATCAAAAATGCGAGAGAGGACTGGGAGGGAGAGCAGAGTGCAG CGGGGAGAAGCTCATCTGCAGTAAATCCTGATCTTAACACTTTAGTGGCAGCTGTTACATTTGGAAAAg GACTTAAGCCGGCCAAAGTTACAAAAGGAAGGGGTTCTAAATCAGATAAAG ggCCGCAAAGCGCATGGACAAACGAAAAATCAACCAGTAAAGCTCCAAGCTCTGTGAAAGTCGACACCAAATCGGCTGCTAATGTTCATCCTTACGCTGCTGTAAACAGACCCAATAGCCGCACGGGACCTTAG
- the LOC137973083 gene encoding uncharacterized protein — protein sequence MAVYSKVNGFSLYRSLKGLVLVIFLTSTLTYSIASKRGKSCFGCRFLPWLKKVCCSNECIRGSNCVGHTCKSFADCYTSESCCGARCKDDVYCRGEFCTSDSDCGRDGHCCLNSFDERKCSDNCIGSPCWKGTDCAPNEYCCSNVCSASRCVVCNTDSDCGSVGLRCCQGICQSSNFECVDQTVVICSTIGLIGFLCLFCLMCDCVCRRYRRRCVQLDGTNSWSGDSWSGGESLPPYPITQDPPSYDRTCPDSPPPEYEQEERTLASQYTLHAQRTSKPPPPYSEERIRISGCEHSVCSTYGAVERSTT from the coding sequence ATGGCTGTTTACTCGAAGGTTAACGGCTTCTCGCTTTACAGAAGTCTCAAAGGACTTGTTCTGGTGATTTTCTTAACTTCGACTCTAACGTATTCTATCGCTTCGAAACGGGGAAAGTCTTGTTTTGGTTGTCGTTTTTTACCTTGGCTTAAGAAGGTCTGTTGCAGTAATGAATGTATTCGTGGTTCAAACTGCGTTGGTCACACGTGCAAGTCTTTTGCTGACTGTTACACATCGGAAAGCTGTTGCGGTGCTAGATGCAAAGACGACGTCTACTGCCGCGGAGAGTTTTGCACATCAGATTCCGATTGTGGCCGTGATGGCCATtgctgtctcaacagttttgacGAAAGGAAATGTAGCGACAATTGTATCGGCTCTCCGTGCTGGAAAGGAACTGACTGTGCTCCGAACGAATACTGTTGTAGTAATGTGTGTTCGGCTAGCCGTTGTGTAGTATGCAATACCGATTCGGATTGTGGGAGTGTGGGTTTACGTTGCTGTCAGGGTATTTGCCAATCGAGTAACTTCGAGTGCGTAGATCAAACAGTCGTAATTTGCTCCACGATCGGTTTGATtggctttctttgtttgttctgcCTGATGTGCGACTGCGTTTGTCGGCGTTACAGACGCCGTTGTGTCCAGCTGGATGGGACGAATTCGTGGTCTGGAGACTCGTGGTCAGGAGGAGAGAGCCTACCACCCTACCCCATTACTCAGGACCCACCTTCTTACGATCGAACTTGTCCCGACTCCCCTCCTCCTGAGTATGAACAGGAAGAGAGGACCCTTGCTTCACAGTACACTCTCCATGCACAAAGGACAAGTAAACCACCTCCGCCGTATAGTGAGGAGAGAATCAGGATATCAGGATGTGAACATTCTGTTTGCTCCACCTATGGTGCTGTGGAACGATCAACTACATAA
- the LOC137973078 gene encoding ribitol-5-phosphate xylosyltransferase 1-like: MASNKHGGRTCLFRWKIIILFVTSIYFVFTLYAVNVLLLRKDEHQFRKKSSITPKSPTKHHYVSSGRPSAKEQVVDVEIWGKAAIGLYVWEHILEGPLEERLGGVWSFGQKQIQNIRFTFRTGPGVVPGKVPSETRNVILVINGREPKKIEFSKAWLDSLERFSSLRHVAVVLLGNERCENEWLNSYLETNGGPVQVAFVVYDIPYADSRTFYQWPLGVATYRKFPNVPFRSIDVNQPRKYRCNFLGTVYPNSSRVQLKNVIKHFKLDEVCFVKTREVWLPGESSKSTNDFHYALANSDLTLNPVGMNTECYRMYEACSYGSVPVIEDVVTPGKCRKDGMSPLHLLKKYKAPFIYIKDWRELPRIIENEKQLTHTEIVERRQRILFWYKFFKEALRDKFVDVIKKTFSG, translated from the coding sequence ATGGCATcaaacaaacatggcggacgaACTTGCCTATTTCGATGGAAGATTATAATCCTTTTTGTAACATCGATTTACTTTGTCTTTACTTTATATGCGGTTAACGTTCTTCTCTTGAGAAAGGATGAGCATCAGTTTAGAAAAAAATCGTCAATCACACCTAAGTCTCCAACAAAACACCACTATGTATCAAGTGGAAGACCCTCTGCAAAAGAACAAGTTGTGGACGTTGAAATTTGGGGAAAGGCAGCCATAGGATTATACGTTTGGGAGCATATCCTTGAAGGTCCTTTAGAAGAAAGGTTGGGAGGAGTGTGGAGTTTTGGACAGAAACAAATTCAGAACATAAGGTTTACTTTCCGGACTGGTCCAGGAGTTGTTCCTGGCAAAGTTCCAAGCGAAACTCGAAATGTTATTCTGGTCATCAATGGTCGAGAACCGaagaaaatagaattttcgaaaGCTTGGCTTGATTCTTTGGAGAGGTTTTCAAGCCTTCGTCATGTGGCAGTGGTTTTGTTGGGAAACGAACGGTGTGAAAATGAGTGGTTAAACTCCTACCTAGAAACGAATGGAGGACCTGTTCAGGTTGCCTTTGTTGTTTACGACATCCCGTATGCAGATTCTAGAACGTTTTATCAGTGGCCCCTAGGAGTTGCAACATACAGGAAATTTCCTAATGTACCTTTTCGCTCAATCGATGTCAACCAACCGCGAAAATACAGATGCAATTTCTTAGGAACTGTCTATCCCAATTCTTCTCGTGttcaattaaaaaatgtcataaaacACTTTAAACTAGATGAGGTTTGTTTTGTGAAAACAAGGGAAGTTTGGCTGCCAGGAGAAAGTTCGAAATCAACTAATGACTTTCATTATGCTCTAGCAAATAGTGACCTAACTTTGAATCCCGTGGGGATGAACACAGAATGTTATCGCATGTATGAAGCATGCTCTTATGGATCAGTGCCTGTGATTGAAGATGTTGTTACACCTGGAAAATGTCGGAAGGATGGAATGTCACCCTTACACCTGTTAAAAAAATACAAGGCCCCTTTTATATACATTAAAGACTGGAGAGAATTACCAAGAATAATAGAAAATGAGAAGCAACTCACTCACACGGAAATTGTTGAGAGACGACAaagaatattgttttggtataaaTTTTTTAAGGAGGCTCTTAGGGATAAATTTGTTGATGTAATAAAGAAGACATTTTCTGGATAG